ggtcaggagatcaagaccatcctagtctctacgaaaaatacaaaaaattagctgggcgtggtggcatgcacctatagtcccaactatttgggagggtgaggcaggagaatcacttgaatctgggaggcataggttgcagtgagccaagatcgcgccactgcactctggtcggggggacagagtaagactccatgtctcaaaaaaaaaaaagaaaaaaaggaccaTCTCAAAGTTATCTGTGTttgaagaagaattttttttttttttttttttgagacggagtcttgctctgtctcccaggctggagtgcagtggccggatctcagctcactgcaagctcctcctcccgggttcacgccattctcctgcctcagtctcctgagtagctgggactacaggcacccgccacctcgcccggctagtttttttttgtatttttttagtagagacggtgtttcaccgtgttagcgaggatggtctcaatctcctgacctcgtgatccgcccatctcggcctcccaaagtgctgggattacaggcgtgagccaccgcgcccggcccttttttttttttttttttttgagagagagtcttgctctgccgcccaggctggagtgcagcagtggcacaatctcggctcactgcaagctccgcctcccgggttcacaccattctcctgcctcagcctcccgagtactcccgagtagctgggacaacaggtgcccaccaccacacccggctaatattttgtgttttcagtagagtcggggtttcaccgtgctagccaggatggtctcgatctcctggcctcgtgatccacttgcctcggcctcccaaagtgctgggattataggtgtgagccaccgtgcccggcccagaaggATGTTCTTAAATTTCCCCATGTATCATGTGCTGCTGACTGCAGTGTTGGAGTTtacacaattttctttctttttttttttttttaagctccgGGGTATACATGCagagtgtgcaggtttgttacatagtatgccatggtggtttgctgcacccgtcaacccatcacctagggtttcttttttttttttttttttttgagacggaatctcgctctgtcaccaggctggagtgcagtggcgagatctcgtctcacttcaacctctgcctcctgggttcaagcgattctcctacctcagccttgctagcagctgggactacagacacatgccaccatgcccagctaatttttatactttttggtagatatggagtttcaccacgttgtctaggatggtctcgatctcttgacctcatgatccacctgtctcggcctcccaaagtgctgggattacaggcgtgagccaccttgcccagcccatcacctaggtattaagtccatCATGGATTAACTACTTTTCCTAAtcctatccctccccccaccccatcctccaaGAGGCCCCAATACAGTTTTCATTCTGTCTGGCATAGGGTCAAAGGTTGAAGGTCTGTCTTGTGGCTGGTATTTGCTTAGGACAAAGGAATCACCAAAGGAAAAAGCTGAAAAAGAGGTTAAGCACTTGAGACCTAGCATGATGCCAATCCATGTTTCAGGTCTGGCCTCTGCCCTCCCGAGGTAACTTCAGGATGGAGAGCTTGCTCTTCGTTCCCTGCAGCTTTGTTGCCTTCATTGTCAACAACTGTCAAGGCATTGCCTGGTACCGTAGCACCAAGATAGCTTCTGAGAATGACCTGGTGTTAGAAAGAACTTGGTGTGGGGACCCTCTGGCCTATAAGCCACTtggctttgtttccttttttttttaagacagagtctcactctgtcacccaggctggagtgcagtggtatgatctcggctcactgtaacctctgcctcccgggttcaagtgattctcctgcctcagcctcccaagtagctgggactacaggtgtgtgccaccatgcccagctaatttttgtatttttagtggagacggggtttcaccgtgttgacgaggctggtctcaaactcctgacctcatgtgagccacccgcctcagcctcccaaagtgctgggattacaggcgtgagctaccacgcccggccaaagtaacacttatttttatttatttatttttagagatagagtcttgctctgtcacccaggctggagtgcagtggtgccatcatggctcactgtagcctcaaactcctgggctcaagtaatcatcctatcttagcctcctgagcagctggattacaggtgtgcaccaccacacccaagtaattttttattatttttttgtggaggcagggttttgctatgatgcccaggctagtctcaaattcctagcctcaagcagtcctctcacctcagcttcccaaagtgctgggattataggtgcctttccttttttcttgacaTTATATTATACAGATTGGTCCATCAAGAGCTACtgagctacctttttttttttttttttttttttaaaatgaggtctcactctgttgcataggctggagtgcagtgatgcaattatGGTttactatagcctcaacctcctgggctcaagccatccttccacctcagcctcctgagtagctgggaccacaggtccaTGCCACTataccttgctaattttttttattttgtagaatagggtcttcctgtgttgcccagactggtcttgaacccctgggctcaagtatcctcccacctcagcctcccaaagtgctggaatgacagcaCTTGGccttacataattttttaaaagcctggaTAGCATTCCATTGTAAGGATTCTTGCATTCAACATGTTTTTATTGAGTGCCAACCAATAAACTTTGCCAGGCGTTTCTCTCGGAGCTTGGGACACAGCAGTAGGCAAAATGAGCCTAGTCTTTGTTCTTATCAAGCTGATGTTCTAGTGGAAAActtgataataaatatataacataaagttGGGTAGTTATAAATGCAGTGCAGAATATTCCACAGTATTATAGGAGTATGAGTAAAGGGCAGTgctatttaaaatagaatgaatcTGGGcttggcagctcatgcctataatcccagcatttagagaggctgaggtaggagtattgcTTCAgtgcaggagttcgaggctggcaagatagtgagactctatctctagaaaaaatattaaaaattaggcaAGCATGGTGGggcgtgcctctagtcccagctacttaggagcctgaggtgggaggatccattaagcccaggaggtcaaggctgtagtgagccgtaattacaccactgcagtccagcctgggtaaaatcTTActttaaataagatttaaaaaaaaaaaaaaaaagaaaaaatgtaaaatagaatgGTCAGGGATCCTTTCTGAGGAGGTAAGAGTCAGGCACAACCCTGAATGAAGTGAAGGGATGAGCTGTGTGCAGAGAACGGCAAGGGCAAATGGCGGGGGGTAGAAAGCTGCTTGGCATATTCTAAAAATAGCAGAGTAAGCAAGGGAGAGAGCCTAGGGGTTCTAAGAGGAGGCCAGAGCATGCAGGGTATTGTACAACCTTTGGATTTTACTGTGAGTGAAATAGGAGATAGTAGAGGGCTTTGAGCAGGAAAAAAGACATGGTCTGacctgagtttttgtttgttgtttttgttgtttgtttgtttgtttttgagacggagtctcgctctgttgcccaggcttgagtgcagtggcaagatctcggctcacagcaacctctacctcctggcctcagatgattctcctgcctcagcctcccagctaatTGTGTAACAGgtacccagcctgtttttttgttttgttttgttttgttttttctattttttttttttttgggacagagtcttgctctgtcgccaggctgtgatgcagtggcgccatctcggctcactgcaacctctgcctcctgggttcaagcgattctcctgcctcagcctcccaagtagctgggaatacaggcgtgtgccagcatgcccgcctaatttttgtatttttagtagagatggggttttgccatgttggccaagctagtctcgaactactgacctcaagtgatccacctaccttggcctcccaaagtgctgggattataggcgtgagccactgtgcctggtctctcCATGACCTTTCGTCCCTACTATCCACATTGCTAAAGAGCTTCCCTTGTATATCTCAGCGTGCTTTTGGGTGCAGCTTGGTTGGGTGAATTCTTGGCAGTACAATTCTTGACTATCTGGATTTGACAGATTTTCTCCCAAAAATGCTTAATCTTTCCTggtaaataaagttaaaataatagctgagcatggtggcgcctgtctgtaatcccagcactttgggaggccaagatgggtggattgcttgagttcaggagtttgagaccagtttcgGCAACttggcaagaccctgtccctacaaaaattaaaaaaattagctgggcgtcgtaatcccagctgaggtgggaggattgcttgagcatccCGCCGGGCGGGgggaggtgagctgagattgcccaactgtacttcagcctgggcgatagagtgaaaccccatctcactgtctcaaaaaaaaaaaaaaaaaaaaaaaattacaataataaagCCCAGTGTTTTGGGATTGTCAAATAAAGTATTGGATTTGAATTCAGTATAAACCaagaagcggccgggcgcggtggctcaagcctgtaatcccagcactttgggaggccgagacgggcggatcacgaggtcaggagatcgagaccatcctggctaacacggtgaaaccccgtctctactaaaaaaaatacaaaaaactagccgggcgaggtggcgggcacctgtagtcccagctactcgggaggctgaggcaggagaatggcgtaaacccaggaggcggagcttgcagtgagctgagatccggccactgcactccagcctgggccacagagcgagactccgtctcaaaaaaacaaacaaacaaacaaacaaacaaaaaaaaaccaagaagctATATTCATGGTAGTTATGAGCTAATTGGATTGGCTGGGAAGTAGCCACCTTCTCAGAGGGCCTTTATGGCTACGGTTTCCTGGGCTTTTTTATTCTGTGTGGCTTCCTTGCTCACTCTGATTTTGGAGATAAAAGATTTCCTCCCTTTGTTTATATGGTTGATTTTACCGGTACAACAGcctttaggattgtttttctggagtgaggtgggggtggggacttGGGTTTAGGGTATAGGTTCAGGGCCTTCCCTTGATGGTGGTGGGCATCTTCCTATTCTTTAATTAGTCATTTTCTGGTGAACTAAAAAGTGGAAAATTTGAGAGTGGTTGCCAAATTCTGACTGGAGATGTAGCCTGCAGGTTAAACATTGAGAAGCCCAGATTGCTGGCTTTGTTTTCAGGAATTGGAGCCTAGCAAAACAAGGTGGCCACCGCAGGGGAGTGTTCCTAGGGCTTCTGAGAAGTTTTGACATCCCCTCTGGAAGTGACTTGTGAATTGTAGATGTTAGTCTGTTTGGTCCATCTTGGTGTACTGCGTGAAAGCTAATTTCCTAGGATAACGCCATCCGATAGAACtttctctgcagatgtaaatggtCTGTAATCTTCAGTGTTCAATACAATGGTCCCTGGCCTTGTGTGATCGTTTGACACAGGAAATAGCTAGTGAGACTGAggaatggaattttaaattttatttaattaaaatttgctctcaggcgcggtggctcaagcctgtaatcccagcactttgggaggctgagacgggcggatcacgagatcaggagattgagaccatcctggctaacacggtgaaaccccgtctctactaaaaaaatacaaaaaactagccgggcgaggtggcgggcacctgtagtcccagctactcgggaggctgaggcaggagaatggcataaacccgggaggcggagcttgcagtgagctgagatctggccactgcaccccagcctgggcgacagagcgagactccgtctcaaaaaaaaaaccaaaaaaaactttgCATAACCACATGCAATAGTGGCTACATAATGCATTGTGGGGCTGTAGGTGGTTGCCCCCTGTGCCCAACCTGACATTACGCTCCCCTGCCTTTTGCTCCAGGAATTCATAGCCTTACTCACTGCTCAGACCAGTTGTTCCAACCTCAAGACCATGAAGTCTTTTCTGTTGTCTCTGACTTCTCTCACACTTGCTGGAGGGATAAATAATTGTgttgtacaattaaaaaaaaaaaaaaatgcgctgggcatggtggctctcacccctttaatcctagcattttgggaggccgaggtgggcagatcacttgaggttagtagttcgagaccagcctggtcaacatggtaaaacccagtctctactaaagatacaaaaattggttgggtgtggtggtgcacgcctgtagtcccagctgttcaggaggctgaggcatgaaaatcacttgaacccaggaggtacaggttgcagtgagccaagattgcaccactgcactccagcctgggcaacagagcgagacttcatttcaaaaaaataaatatgtttttaaaataaataaatttgaaaatgtactGTCTTTCTTGTTTCTGGTCATTTCAGATGCTCTTTCCCCGTGGCTGGATTGAGATCTTCTTGGAGCTGGCCAGTCTTTGAGTGTTCTTTTTATCCTTCAGGTCACATACGTTGTGCCTATTAAATACTTGTTGCTGACTAATTCACTGGTCTGCCTTTCTAACTGATTTCTCCCCTGCATCCCAGGTGCTTTGAAGAAGAGCCTCACAGCCAAGCAGGTCCAGGCGGATTTTATAACTCTGGGTAGGTCATTGGCCAAGGTTGCTCAGGGTGACTGGCTTCTGAGGctttttattatgttaatatCTCCTTCTGTTCTCTTGTAGGCCTTAGTGAGGAGAAAGCCACTTACTTTTCTGAAAAGGTATAATTCCTCTTAATCAAGGTTAATTAAGatcccttgctttttttttttttttttttttttaaaggtagtcgctttctgtccaggctggagtgcagtggcgtgatctcggctcaccacaactctgcctctcgagttcaagtgattctcctgcctcagcctcctgagtagctgggactacaggcacatgccaccatgcccggctaattttttgtatttttagtagagatgaggtttcactgtgtgttagtcaggatggtctcgaactcttgacctcgtgatccattcacctctgcctcccaaagtgctgggattacaggcgtgagccaccgtgcttggcctcttttcttttttcttttcttttcttttcttcttttcgagacagagtttcgctcttgttgtccaggctggagtgcaatggcgcaatctcggctcactacaacctccacctcctgggttcaagcagttctcctgccccagcctcccaagtagctgggattacaggcatgtgccaccatgcctggctaattttgtatggtttttttttttttttttagagacagagtctcactctgtcgcccaggctggagtacagtggcgcgatctgggctcactgcaagctccgcctccggattcacaccactctcctgcctcagcctcccgagtagctgggactacaggcgcctgccaccacacccggctaattttttgtatttttagtggagacggggtttcaccgtgttagccaggatggtctctatctcctgacgtgatccacccgcctcagcctcccaaagtgctgggattataggcatgagccaccgcacccggccaaattgtgtatttttagtagagacggggtttcaccatgttggccaggctggccttgaacttccaacctcaggtgatccaccctcctcggcctcccaaagtgctgggattacaggcgtgaaccaccacgcccagccccttgCTTTTATATCACGAAGAGAGAAAACAACGGAAAATGCCAAGTAAGCCGAAACCATCCATCAGTATTATCATTTCCCCAGCCTAAGGTTTTCATTTGGCTTCAAGCGAGTGTCATACGCACAGCATTAACCAGCGCTATTCAGTGCATCTCTAATCATTTTTCCTGATTTGACCTAGTCAAAAATCTGCCCATTTTCACGGATCAGGAGAAGACTTACTTGTAAAAATATACCTCCTACTTTCTCCAGTTTACTGCTCTCAGATGTCActgtgacaaaaagaaaaataacaagtgaCTGATTGAGAACTTACCTTGAAGACCCCAATTTTGCAATTGTCTAGTAGAAGCCATGTGGGGGCCAGTATGATGGCAGCACAGTTTTTATTCCAAGATGGATTAAATCTTGGAATGAAAAATACAACATTAATGTTGTGGTCTGCCACTCTGTACCCTCCTCCATCCCTAGGTATGTGCATATAGGTTGAGCCCTTGGTTCTGCACCCTCCCCACTATCTGTGTCAATGCTAAATATTGCAGTGTTGGGGCAGGATGGAGAGGGGGAGATTCTTCCTATTGTAATTGACTTTGGCTTTTGCTTTTGTTCCAGTGGAAGCAGAATGCTCCCACCCTTGCTCAGTGGGCCATTGGTCAGACTCTGATGATTAACCAGCTCATAGATATGGAGTGGAAATTTGGAGGTAACTAGTTACAACCAGTCCTGGGTTATTTGGGTGGTACAGGGTCGGGGTGCAGAGGCTGTGACACAGCCACTGTGGGGAAGGCACTGTTGAGGCAGCACCTGCTGTTTTGTATTCTGCCCACATTCAGTAGCTGTTTCAATTCGTGGCTCTGGATAAGTTGACTTTCCAGAAGTACACCTTGCTGCCCTCATACTTGCCCCCACATGGCTTCTGCTGGACAACTGCAAAACTGGGGTCTTCAGGGTCAGTCCTCAATCAGtcacttgttatttttctctctctctttttttttttttttttgtcacagtGACATCTGGGAGCAGCGAATTGGAGAAAGTGGGAAGTATATTTTTACAAGTAAGTCTTCTCCTGATCCTTGAAAATGGGTAGATTTTTGACTTGgttaaaaattatcaaatctACATTGGGTTAAATATCCATCCATTTAAATATCCATTTAAATGGATGTTTTACTGAAGTACCTTATATATCTATCTCAGAGCAGTGTGGCCAGCTACAGATGTGGTCACTAACATGCCTACTTTCAGATGAATAGATCCTAGTATGATTCATTGACATGTGATTGTTCCTGTAATCATGGGAATTGTTAGAATTTTCAGTGGTGGATGATCCATACTGCTCCTGTAGGACTCTCAGGTTGGAAGCTTAATTAAGTCAAAGGGTTTTAATTTATTTGCCCAgttgtcattttaatttaaattatttctttttctttcatcagcTAAAGTTGGTGGTTAAGAAAGGAAATCAAACCGAAAATGTGTATATAGGTGAGTCTGAATTCCCTCTTGAACCTCTTCACCTTTTCCATGTTCTCTGCAGTCAGGGGTGGTGACACTCACCACAAATCATGTCTTCTATAAAACAGTCATTGCCAGCTGTGGAGTAGCTGTTCCACTGCCTTTCCTCTCCTAAAAGATGGCACAAGGAGTGTTAGAAAGCCCTTGGCAGGTTGGAACCCCCACAGTTGAAGAGCCGTTTtgaaaaagggaaagggagggaacaGAATGTCTGGGATTGAAGAAGAAGGTTGATGAGCAAGAAGCTCTTGCTGTAGAAGTCCCATTGAACATCCCGAATGATACCCTTTCATCTCTGTGCTGTGGAGCTGTGCCATTTGAACActcactccctttttttttcctatggagcAGAGAACCTTCTGCATTCAAGTCTCTCAGTTCTTTATTATGATCAATTACCCATCAAGAACTGCTTAGAGGTActaagccaaaaaagaaaaaaaaaatcctctgcgtggaaattaattttcttggaTGATTCTGTGGAGTTGGAAACATTTATCTGAAGCTGAATTTTCTCTCCCCAGAATTAACCTTGCCTCAGTTCTACAGCTTCCTGCACGAGATGGAGCGAGTCAGAACCAGCATGGAGTGTTTCTGCTGATTTCTGTCCCTGCATCTCCTCTGGCCCCgttccctgccctcctcccttccctgggTGACTGCTCTGAGAGGCACTTCACTCACAGGCCTGTGGGATGCTCCATGGGGCCCTGCTGGCTTCTTGGGAGCCCAGGTGCAAagggtttctgaaaaacaacaggATTAAGTACTTAAAGAGCCCAACACAATTACCCCGTAAACTCTGTGTTAGGGCAACCTCCACCACCTATCTGTCTTCCAGG
This genomic interval from Theropithecus gelada isolate Dixy chromosome 10, Tgel_1.0, whole genome shotgun sequence contains the following:
- the COMMD7 gene encoding COMM domain-containing protein 7, with translation MESLLFVPCSFVAFIVNNCQGIAWYRSTKIASENDLVLERTWCALKKSLTAKQVQADFITLGLSEEKATYFSEKWKQNAPTLAQWAIGQTLMINQLIDMEWKFGVTSGSSELEKVGSIFLQLKLVVKKGNQTENVYIELTLPQFYSFLHEMERVRTSMECFC